A single Ignavibacteriales bacterium DNA region contains:
- a CDS encoding T9SS type A sorting domain-containing protein has protein sequence MKSKLLFVLAVLMLVTTADAQRAKIKLERVTYRTELPNVGTNSVATGMYVIPNGQYAYFVAQNIGNTEPILTKTFTLESKPAGSAAVINQMPDSVQGGGWYNFKSDVKGEYKVKLVITTASGTDDTTISVFSGNYVGVGGFEGTTAAYPQCMSCHGSMPAFQTIFSEWNTSMHAQGLKLLLSYDNGATHHFRANCIKCHATGPDLFIESANNGFNDLATQLGWAFTAVPSPAKWDSLKTGFPGLINHATIGCENCHGAGSEHAQAGDKKKIQISLNEGVCMQCHDRHSGGTQYNSSKHSIAVWSSSFAQTASSQNNNLQNCIRCHDAKGFINYTKGFTTNTTGMLEADHEVISCQTCHDPHKGGLRTSPVAGDTLGNGFKYSVAGSDFGGEGKLCMSCHKSRRDNVSYVATNVTSSHWGPHYNAQTDILLGQNAAEFDAPYAQSNHKYAVANSCVDCHMVAGPESSSDPNRNTVGEHTFGLRNPANNFEYTAGCVSCHGPKTSFADFVAAMDYDNDGTIEGIQDEVKGLKKWLVYWLPPAGVDSVSWQLIGSTPNNTNLKKAYWNYKLIDGDASYGMHNTKYTISVLLKSIYMIGGDVPVELLSFTGALDNNVVNLKWETGSEVNNKGFNVERKVNGEWKSISFINGKGTTTEATSYSYSDDLRNANVNGTVVYRLKQVDMDGSYTYTKEIEFSLGQVPQEFALEQNFPNPFNPSTTIKFAVPVNGNVKLAVYDAMGNLVKVLVDETKAAGKYEVTWNGDNNSGAKVASGVYFYKVSAGTYTMTKKMVMMK, from the coding sequence ATGAAATCTAAATTACTCTTCGTGCTCGCAGTGCTGATGCTGGTAACAACAGCAGATGCACAGCGCGCAAAAATCAAGCTTGAAAGAGTTACGTATCGCACCGAATTGCCAAATGTCGGAACAAACTCCGTTGCAACAGGAATGTATGTTATCCCTAACGGACAGTATGCATATTTCGTTGCACAAAATATTGGCAATACCGAACCGATTCTTACCAAAACTTTCACGCTTGAATCAAAACCCGCAGGTTCAGCAGCAGTCATCAATCAGATGCCTGATTCTGTTCAGGGCGGCGGATGGTATAACTTCAAGTCAGATGTAAAAGGCGAATACAAGGTAAAACTTGTTATTACCACCGCATCTGGCACCGATGATACCACCATTTCAGTTTTTTCAGGAAACTATGTTGGCGTTGGCGGATTTGAAGGCACCACAGCGGCTTATCCTCAGTGTATGAGCTGCCACGGCTCAATGCCTGCTTTCCAGACCATCTTCAGTGAATGGAACACTTCCATGCACGCTCAGGGTCTAAAGCTTCTTCTTTCCTACGATAACGGCGCTACTCATCACTTCCGCGCAAACTGTATTAAATGTCACGCCACCGGACCAGACCTGTTTATCGAATCAGCCAATAACGGATTTAATGATCTGGCTACCCAGCTCGGATGGGCATTTACAGCAGTTCCAAGCCCGGCTAAATGGGACAGTTTAAAGACCGGTTTCCCTGGTCTTATTAACCATGCAACCATCGGCTGCGAAAACTGCCACGGTGCAGGCAGCGAACACGCTCAGGCAGGAGACAAGAAGAAAATTCAAATCTCCCTTAATGAAGGTGTCTGCATGCAGTGCCACGACCGTCATAGCGGCGGAACTCAGTACAATTCTTCAAAGCACTCCATAGCGGTGTGGAGCAGTTCTTTTGCACAGACAGCATCAAGCCAGAACAATAATCTTCAGAACTGTATCCGCTGCCACGATGCAAAAGGATTCATCAACTATACCAAAGGATTTACGACCAATACCACCGGTATGCTGGAAGCAGATCACGAAGTTATCTCATGCCAGACCTGCCACGATCCTCACAAGGGCGGACTCCGCACTTCACCGGTTGCAGGTGATACACTTGGTAACGGCTTTAAATACAGCGTAGCCGGAAGTGATTTCGGCGGCGAAGGTAAGCTTTGCATGAGCTGTCATAAGTCAAGAAGAGACAATGTGTCGTATGTAGCTACAAACGTTACTTCATCACACTGGGGTCCTCACTATAATGCTCAGACTGATATTCTTTTAGGTCAGAATGCTGCAGAATTTGATGCCCCTTATGCTCAGTCTAATCATAAATATGCAGTTGCAAATTCATGCGTTGACTGTCATATGGTTGCTGGTCCTGAATCTTCATCAGATCCAAACAGAAACACCGTTGGTGAACACACCTTCGGACTCCGCAATCCTGCAAATAACTTTGAATATACTGCCGGCTGCGTAAGCTGCCACGGTCCAAAAACCAGCTTTGCTGATTTCGTAGCTGCAATGGACTATGACAATGACGGTACCATTGAAGGTATTCAGGACGAAGTTAAAGGCCTGAAAAAATGGCTCGTTTACTGGCTCCCACCTGCAGGTGTTGACTCTGTCAGCTGGCAGCTGATCGGCAGCACACCAAACAACACCAATCTGAAAAAAGCTTACTGGAACTATAAGCTTATTGACGGCGACGCAAGCTATGGAATGCACAATACCAAGTACACCATCAGCGTACTCCTGAAATCAATCTATATGATTGGCGGAGACGTTCCTGTTGAACTGCTTTCATTCACCGGTGCTCTTGACAATAACGTTGTTAATCTGAAATGGGAAACCGGTTCAGAAGTTAACAATAAGGGCTTCAATGTTGAAAGAAAAGTAAACGGCGAATGGAAATCCATCAGCTTTATTAACGGTAAAGGAACAACTACTGAAGCTACAAGCTACAGCTACAGTGATGATCTGCGCAATGCAAACGTCAACGGTACGGTTGTTTACCGCCTGAAACAGGTTGATATGGACGGATCATACACCTATACAAAAGAAATTGAATTCAGCCTTGGACAGGTTCCGCAGGAATTTGCTCTCGAGCAGAACTTCCCGAACCCGTTCAACCCAAGCACCACCATCAAGTTTGCAGTTCCGGTTAACGGAAATGTAAAACTGGCTGTTTATGACGCAATGGGTAATCTCGTAAAAGTTCTTGTTGACGAAACAAAGGCAGCAGGAAAATATGAAGTTACCTGGAACGGCGACAATAACAGCGGAGCAAAAGTAGCAAGCGGCGTTTACTTCTATAAGGTAAGTGCAGGCACCTACACAATGACCAAGAAAATGGTTATGATGAAGTAA